A single Nomascus leucogenys isolate Asia chromosome 14, Asia_NLE_v1, whole genome shotgun sequence DNA region contains:
- the C1D gene encoding nuclear nucleic acid-binding protein C1D: MAGEEINEDYPVEIHEYLSVFENSIGAVDEMLKTMMSVSRNELLQKLDPLEQAKVDLVSAYTLNSMFWVYLATQGVNPKEHPVKQELERIRVYMNRVKEITDKKKAGKLDRGAASRFVKNALWEPKPKNASKAANKGKNKS, encoded by the exons ATGGCAGGTGAAGAAATTAATGAAGACTATCCAGTAGAAATTCACGAGTATTTGTCAGTGTTTGAGAATTCCATTGGTGCTGTGGATGAGATGCTGAAGACCATGATGTCTGTTTCTAGAAATGAGTTGTTGcagaag TTGGATCCACTTGAACAAGCAAAAGTGGATTTGGTTTCTGCATACACATTAAATTCAATGTTTTGGG TTTATTTGGCAACCCAAGGAGTTAATCCTAAGGAACATCCAGTAAAACAGGAATTG gAAAGAATCAGAGTATATATGAACAGAGTCAAGGAAATAACAGACAAGAAAAAGGCTGGCAAGCTGGACAGAGGTGCAGCTTCAAGATTTGTAAAAAATGCCCTCTGGGAACCAAAACCGAAAAATGCATCAAAAGCTgccaataaaggaaaaaataaaagttaa